The Halanaerobium praevalens DSM 2228 genome contains a region encoding:
- a CDS encoding MliC family protein, whose product MNTLKITEVNWKKLLLSLIITLFLFSFINLQAAAADLNVSLTYREMIALGPAAEAKIMLVDSSKSKRELIVQELNKKLKGVPVNFNLDLAESEIDLNTNYQLIGLIKAGREMFWLETKNFNGAELLKQQKIELITKRTPARWLTFKGEKDLQVRFLNSLAQVIIDDQEYLLPQQRTASGAKFANSKLSIWNKGRELLVEKNEQSYQSSLVDLADFKAKSTVIKAKGQEPYWELKINQNSLELKYDYLANKIIIPQSNFKIVEKADSLVYQINTSFLDFEVNILENIHNDLMNTKVYPLTAFIKINGQKYIGGADLE is encoded by the coding sequence ATGAATACACTCAAAATAACAGAAGTTAATTGGAAAAAGCTTTTATTGAGCCTAATAATTACTTTGTTTTTATTTTCTTTTATTAATTTGCAGGCAGCTGCAGCTGATTTAAATGTTTCTTTAACTTATAGAGAAATGATTGCTTTAGGACCTGCAGCAGAGGCAAAAATAATGCTAGTTGATTCAAGTAAATCAAAAAGAGAATTGATAGTGCAGGAATTAAATAAAAAATTAAAAGGGGTTCCAGTTAATTTTAATTTAGATTTGGCTGAAAGTGAGATAGATTTAAATACAAATTATCAATTAATTGGTTTAATTAAAGCGGGGAGAGAAATGTTTTGGCTTGAAACTAAAAATTTTAATGGAGCTGAATTGTTAAAACAACAAAAAATTGAGCTGATTACTAAAAGAACTCCTGCTAGATGGCTTACTTTTAAGGGTGAAAAAGATTTACAAGTAAGATTCTTAAACAGTTTAGCCCAAGTTATAATTGATGATCAAGAATATTTATTACCACAACAGAGAACAGCATCTGGAGCTAAATTTGCTAATTCTAAATTGAGTATTTGGAATAAAGGTAGAGAACTTTTGGTAGAAAAAAATGAGCAAAGTTATCAAAGCAGTTTAGTTGATTTAGCTGATTTTAAAGCAAAGAGTACAGTAATTAAAGCTAAAGGTCAAGAACCATATTGGGAACTGAAAATTAATCAAAATAGTTTGGAATTAAAATATGATTATTTAGCAAATAAAATTATAATTCCTCAAAGCAATTTTAAGATAGTGGAGAAAGCTGATTCTTTAGTTTATCAAATAAATACAAGCTTTTTGGATTTTGAAGTTAATATTTTAGAGAATATCCATAATGATCTTATGAATACAAAAGTTTATCCTTTAACTGCTTTTATTAAAATTAATGGTCAAAAATATATTGGTGGAGCAGATTTGGAGTAA
- a CDS encoding glycoside hydrolase family 65 protein yields the protein MIKNHFNKEIRKLISASEWLIVRKEYKPEENLAYESLFGLANGKMGNRAAFAEGGNKKTLPANYIHGVFDKSEAFMRELVNTPNWIDLKMYFLREPFGIGDKKELNNFISVLDLKKGILFRSYIITTESGRKTKIEKIKFLSRSNKSLAAIRTYITPLNYGGLFEFENRIDATITNFADFPRFKVKHLNTLELNNLQGKGAFVKSQTRDFGLEIGTAVSVDVKKNTGEDCLKSKHFRTFGEIACEFFDLEIAENETVMIDKLAAITTERETSNVYQSCLEKINKFKKVGFKEELNSHIKEYNQLWEKADLVIEGDSKMQQALRYNIFQLMSTPSPEDNQTNIGAKLLHGEEYGGHAFWDTELFVLPFFNWVFPNIAQNLVEYRYNLLEKAKENAEINGYQGAKYPWESADTGEEECPAWTIEPDGTCYRCYVADYEHHVTAAVTMGMVNYVKTTDDQEFMKNKGIYILVETAKFWLSRLTFNEEKDFYEILKVTGPDEWHEPVDNNAYTNHLAKWNIDYALEKLRKYKKENEDFYQKIIKNCELELGFEQKWQKISQKIYTVAEQGLIEQFEGYFNLEDVLIKKWDENKMPLMPKELKGKPKNEISILKQADVIMLMFLLENKFDLETQRLNFDYYEKRTLHRSSLSPSIHCLMGLRVGDTKRAYDYLERSAYVDLDNNQGNTREGIHAASAGGSWQAVVFGYCGMKIAKDGMLSFEPNLPTNWSKVKYSITWKGQLIDVLIKKDKIDLSYRKRVPTKKIKYKFKDEIKFVN from the coding sequence ATGATAAAAAATCATTTTAATAAAGAAATCAGGAAATTAATTTCAGCTTCAGAATGGTTAATAGTTAGAAAAGAATATAAACCAGAAGAAAATTTAGCTTATGAATCATTATTTGGTTTAGCAAATGGAAAAATGGGAAATCGAGCAGCTTTTGCTGAAGGTGGAAATAAAAAAACTTTGCCTGCTAATTATATTCATGGAGTTTTTGATAAATCAGAAGCTTTTATGAGAGAACTTGTTAATACTCCAAACTGGATAGATTTGAAAATGTATTTTTTAAGAGAACCATTTGGGATTGGAGATAAGAAGGAATTAAATAATTTTATATCTGTTTTGGATTTAAAAAAAGGAATTCTTTTCCGAAGTTATATTATTACAACTGAATCTGGCAGAAAAACTAAAATTGAAAAGATTAAATTTTTAAGTAGGTCAAATAAATCTTTAGCAGCAATTAGAACATATATTACTCCTTTAAATTATGGTGGCCTATTTGAATTTGAAAATAGGATTGATGCAACAATAACTAATTTTGCTGATTTTCCTAGATTTAAGGTTAAGCACTTAAATACTTTGGAGTTAAATAATTTGCAGGGAAAAGGAGCTTTTGTTAAAAGTCAAACAAGAGATTTTGGTTTAGAAATTGGAACGGCTGTAAGTGTAGATGTTAAAAAAAATACTGGGGAAGATTGTTTGAAGTCAAAACACTTTAGGACTTTTGGAGAAATAGCTTGTGAATTTTTTGATCTTGAAATTGCTGAAAATGAAACTGTTATGATTGATAAGTTAGCAGCAATTACAACTGAAAGAGAGACAAGTAATGTTTATCAATCTTGTTTAGAAAAGATCAATAAATTTAAAAAAGTAGGATTTAAAGAAGAATTGAATTCTCATATTAAAGAATATAATCAATTATGGGAAAAAGCTGATTTAGTTATTGAGGGAGATTCTAAAATGCAGCAAGCATTACGTTATAATATTTTTCAATTAATGAGTACACCAAGTCCAGAAGATAATCAGACTAATATTGGGGCTAAGTTATTACATGGTGAAGAATATGGTGGACATGCTTTTTGGGATACAGAATTATTTGTGTTACCTTTTTTTAATTGGGTTTTTCCAAATATTGCTCAAAATCTAGTTGAGTACAGATATAATCTTTTAGAAAAGGCTAAAGAAAATGCAGAGATTAATGGTTATCAAGGAGCAAAATATCCTTGGGAATCTGCTGATACAGGTGAAGAAGAATGTCCTGCTTGGACAATTGAACCAGATGGCACCTGTTATCGCTGTTATGTTGCTGATTATGAACATCATGTAACAGCAGCTGTAACAATGGGAATGGTCAATTATGTAAAAACTACGGATGATCAAGAATTCATGAAAAATAAAGGGATTTATATTTTAGTTGAAACAGCTAAGTTTTGGTTGAGTCGGTTAACTTTTAACGAAGAAAAAGATTTTTATGAAATTTTAAAGGTCACTGGCCCAGATGAATGGCATGAACCTGTAGATAATAATGCTTATACAAACCACTTAGCTAAATGGAATATTGATTATGCTTTAGAAAAATTAAGAAAATATAAGAAAGAAAATGAAGATTTTTATCAAAAAATAATAAAAAATTGTGAACTTGAACTTGGTTTTGAGCAAAAGTGGCAGAAGATTAGTCAAAAAATTTATACTGTAGCTGAGCAAGGACTAATTGAACAATTTGAAGGTTATTTTAATTTGGAAGATGTTTTAATTAAAAAATGGGATGAGAATAAAATGCCTTTAATGCCCAAAGAATTAAAAGGAAAACCTAAAAATGAGATTTCAATTTTAAAGCAAGCAGATGTTATAATGTTGATGTTTTTATTAGAAAATAAATTTGATTTAGAAACTCAGCGACTTAATTTTGATTATTATGAAAAAAGAACTTTGCATCGATCATCTTTAAGTCCAAGTATTCACTGTTTAATGGGCTTAAGAGTAGGTGATACAAAAAGAGCTTATGATTATTTAGAAAGATCAGCTTATGTTGATTTAGATAATAATCAAGGCAATACCCGTGAAGGAATTCATGCCGCTTCTGCAGGAGGGAGTTGGCAGGCAGTTGTTTTTGGTTATTGTGGAATGAAAATTGCCAAAGATGGGATGCTTAGTTTTGAACCTAATTTACCCACAAATTGGAGTAAAGTTAAGTATTCAATTACTTGGAAAGGACAATTAATTGATGTTTTAATAAAAAAAGATAAAATAGATTTAAGTTATAGAAAAAGAGTTCCGACTAAAAAAATAAAATATAAATTTAAAGATGAAATAAAATTTGTTAATTGA
- a CDS encoding glycoside hydrolase family 2 TIM barrel-domain containing protein: MLREYFNDLNILEKNRLAARAYFKRPIKNLKGMWNFKFFDSPKRITENVILNKADQSWETIRVPSCWQLEGYGQMHYTDLYYQFPLAPPLVPIINPTGVYKKEFNLNEDLTNKEAILRFHGVDSAFAVYLNQKFIGYSQGSRMISEFKIDPFLKSKNELTIVVYKWSDGSYLEDQDMWWFSGIFRDVELEITDQVNIWDYKFKNKFDQEYKLADALFEIKVRGLEFIDKKNWTLRAIIKDQNSVLAEAKFKLKEKIDFKFEKLVVNKWTAETPNLYQMKLEIYDAENNLRDKIEDKIGFREIKIKNNKILLNGKKIMFRGVNRHEFNQDTGRTITKKEMLDDVLMMKKNNINAVRTAHYPNSVYFYQLCDQYGLYVIDEADLECHGFELTSDYKKITVDQAWEKAFIDRIKRLVERDKNRASVLIWSLGNESEYGHNFKKMAQVAKNIDPTRPLHYEGDKNTESTDIYSTMYSSIEKLEEIGRNNNNTKPHIHCEYAHAMGNGPGSLQDYWNIYEKYERLHGGFVWEWVDQGIRTVDKNGNLYYKYGGDYGEQPHNANFNLDGLLFPDRSPSPGLIEYKQVIAPIKFKIVNLEAGIFSIENKYNFIDLGSYKLDWEIKSAGKIYKSNTTNLRGIKAGESQDIIINLKNIDYNKSKEAYYIYFTVSLKETQKWAEIGHLISREAFEIKSKQKHIKLEKLKEDNTGEIVIEKNSDTLKLNTKKAEIIFDKIKGNLKSYSYQGEEVLLSGPQFSCWRAPIDNDMYILKEWKEKYFLNLMKNYNEEFSYKQKNNGILVKTKSVFGGPNQEWFYQLESEYWVDNQGRIKFKFIGELRDPAGVMQTMLPRIGFDYQLHSSFTQFSWLGRGPHENYSDSKTSALIDLYEKKLEELYTPYPYPQTNGNRSDLSWLEISNKSKKIKFSSENNFNFSAHQYKESDFEKSKHLNDLKARDKIFLKLDYKQNGLGSNSCGPQQLSKHRLKAVNFIFELKMEVE; the protein is encoded by the coding sequence ATGTTAAGAGAATATTTTAATGACTTAAATATTTTAGAAAAAAATAGATTAGCTGCAAGAGCTTATTTTAAAAGACCCATAAAAAATTTGAAGGGAATGTGGAATTTTAAGTTTTTTGATTCTCCTAAAAGAATTACAGAAAATGTAATCCTAAATAAAGCTGACCAAAGTTGGGAAACAATTAGAGTGCCTTCTTGTTGGCAATTAGAAGGTTATGGTCAAATGCATTATACAGATTTATATTATCAATTTCCTTTAGCTCCTCCTTTAGTTCCAATTATTAATCCAACAGGTGTTTATAAAAAAGAATTTAACTTAAATGAAGATTTAACAAATAAAGAAGCAATACTTAGATTTCACGGTGTTGATAGTGCTTTCGCTGTTTATCTTAATCAAAAATTTATTGGTTATAGCCAAGGAAGTAGAATGATTAGTGAATTTAAAATTGATCCATTTTTAAAGTCTAAAAATGAATTAACTATTGTTGTTTATAAATGGTCAGATGGTAGTTATTTAGAAGATCAAGATATGTGGTGGTTTAGCGGTATTTTTAGAGATGTTGAACTAGAAATTACTGATCAAGTTAATATTTGGGATTATAAATTTAAAAATAAATTTGATCAAGAATATAAATTAGCAGATGCTTTATTTGAAATCAAAGTAAGGGGTTTAGAGTTTATAGACAAGAAGAATTGGACTCTTAGAGCAATTATTAAAGATCAGAATTCTGTTTTGGCTGAAGCAAAATTTAAGCTGAAGGAAAAAATTGATTTTAAGTTTGAAAAATTAGTAGTTAATAAATGGACTGCTGAAACTCCAAATTTATATCAAATGAAATTAGAAATTTATGATGCTGAGAATAATTTGAGAGATAAGATAGAAGATAAAATTGGATTTAGAGAAATTAAAATAAAAAATAACAAGATACTTCTTAATGGGAAAAAAATCATGTTTAGAGGAGTAAATAGACATGAGTTTAATCAGGATACAGGAAGAACAATTACTAAAAAAGAGATGTTAGATGATGTTTTAATGATGAAAAAAAATAATATTAATGCAGTCAGAACAGCTCATTATCCAAATTCAGTTTATTTTTATCAATTATGTGATCAATATGGCTTATATGTAATAGATGAAGCTGACTTAGAGTGCCATGGTTTTGAATTAACTAGTGATTATAAAAAAATAACTGTTGATCAGGCCTGGGAAAAAGCATTTATTGACCGAATAAAAAGGCTTGTAGAAAGAGATAAAAATAGAGCTTCTGTTCTTATTTGGTCTCTTGGAAATGAATCTGAATATGGTCATAATTTTAAAAAAATGGCTCAAGTAGCTAAAAATATTGATCCAACTAGGCCTTTACATTATGAAGGAGATAAAAATACAGAATCAACTGATATTTATAGTACAATGTACTCTTCTATTGAAAAATTAGAAGAGATTGGCAGAAATAATAATAATACCAAACCACATATTCATTGTGAATATGCTCATGCAATGGGAAATGGACCAGGTAGTTTACAAGATTATTGGAATATTTATGAAAAATATGAAAGATTGCATGGGGGCTTTGTTTGGGAATGGGTTGATCAAGGAATTCGTACTGTTGATAAAAATGGTAATCTTTATTATAAATATGGTGGTGATTATGGGGAGCAGCCTCATAATGCTAATTTTAATCTTGATGGATTACTATTTCCTGATCGTAGTCCCTCACCTGGATTAATAGAATATAAACAAGTAATTGCTCCTATAAAGTTTAAAATAGTAAATTTAGAAGCTGGTATTTTTAGTATAGAAAATAAATATAATTTTATAGATTTGGGTTCTTATAAATTAGATTGGGAAATTAAGTCTGCTGGAAAAATTTATAAGAGTAATACTACAAATTTAAGAGGAATTAAAGCAGGTGAAAGTCAAGATATAATTATTAATTTGAAAAATATTGACTATAATAAAAGTAAAGAAGCTTATTATATATATTTTACTGTTAGTTTGAAAGAAACTCAAAAATGGGCTGAAATTGGTCATCTTATTAGTCGAGAGGCTTTTGAGATTAAATCAAAACAAAAACATATTAAATTAGAGAAATTAAAAGAAGATAATACTGGGGAAATTGTAATAGAAAAAAACTCCGACACATTAAAATTAAATACAAAAAAAGCAGAAATAATATTTGATAAAATAAAAGGTAATTTAAAATCTTACTCTTATCAAGGTGAAGAAGTTTTGCTTTCAGGTCCTCAATTTAGCTGTTGGCGAGCTCCAATTGATAATGATATGTATATTTTAAAAGAATGGAAAGAGAAATATTTTTTGAATTTAATGAAAAATTATAATGAAGAATTTAGTTATAAGCAAAAAAATAATGGAATTTTAGTTAAAACTAAAAGTGTTTTTGGTGGCCCTAACCAAGAATGGTTTTATCAACTTGAATCTGAATATTGGGTTGATAATCAGGGAAGAATTAAATTTAAGTTTATTGGCGAATTAAGAGATCCAGCTGGAGTTATGCAGACTATGTTGCCAAGAATTGGGTTTGATTATCAATTACATAGTTCTTTTACACAGTTTAGCTGGTTAGGAAGAGGGCCACATGAAAATTATAGTGATAGTAAAACTAGTGCTTTAATAGATTTATATGAAAAGAAATTAGAAGAATTATATACTCCATATCCTTATCCGCAAACAAATGGAAACCGCAGTGATCTTTCTTGGTTAGAAATAAGTAATAAATCTAAGAAGATCAAATTCTCTAGTGAAAATAATTTTAATTTTAGTGCTCACCAGTATAAAGAATCTGATTTTGAAAAATCAAAACATTTAAATGACTTAAAAGCAAGAGATAAAATTTTTCTAAAATTAGATTATAAGCAAAATGGATTGGGAAGTAATAGCTGTGGTCCTCAACAGCTAAGTAAACATCGTTTGAAAGCAGTTAACTTTATTTTTGAATTAAAAATGGAAGTAGAATAA
- a CDS encoding GTP-binding protein codes for MNNTIGEQDLNLVIAGHVDHGKSTIIGRMLADTDSLPEGKLEKVKETCRKNSKPFEYAFLLDALKDEQAQGITIDSARVFFQTDFRQYIILDAPGHIEFLKNMVTGAARAEAALLVIDAAEGVKENSRRHGYMLSMLGIKQIAVVVNKMDLVDYDQATYQKIIAEYTDFLTEIGLEAEAFIPVSGMLGDNIAQNSKNMDWYQGQTVLEQLDSFKNQALPHNKPFRMPVQDVYKFTKGGDDRRIVAGTVAAGELNVGDEVVFYPSGKKSKVKTIEGFKEAKQHKVKVAKATGFTLDEQIYITRGELAARADEAEPQVSARIKANLFWLATQDLVKDKVYHLKLGTAKVKARLEKINRVIDASNLNQDQSKEKIERHDVAEVIFKLDKAMAFDLAGEIEESSRFVIVDDFEITGGGIISEALEDEQSWIREKVMRRNYKWEQSLISREERAEKYNQKSTLILITGEEDVGKKPTAKALEKRLFNDGKVVYFLGIGNLLYGVDADIKNGDNEKKKEEHLRRLAEVSHLMLDAGAILIVTAVELSQADLELIKTTVNPRQIETIWLGDKVTTDLEFDLQIPESKSESKVSAQIKGLLQDRGIIFRPW; via the coding sequence ATGAATAATACAATCGGAGAACAGGATTTAAATTTAGTAATTGCAGGTCATGTTGATCATGGTAAAAGTACAATAATTGGAAGAATGTTAGCAGATACTGATTCTTTACCTGAAGGTAAATTAGAAAAGGTTAAAGAAACCTGTCGTAAAAACTCTAAGCCTTTTGAATATGCTTTTTTACTTGATGCTTTAAAAGATGAACAAGCTCAAGGTATTACAATTGATTCAGCTCGTGTTTTTTTTCAAACTGATTTTAGACAATATATAATTTTAGATGCACCTGGTCATATTGAATTTTTAAAAAATATGGTGACTGGTGCAGCTAGAGCAGAAGCAGCTTTATTAGTTATTGATGCTGCTGAGGGAGTAAAAGAAAATTCTCGCCGCCATGGTTATATGCTTTCAATGCTGGGAATTAAACAAATTGCAGTTGTAGTGAACAAGATGGACCTAGTTGATTATGATCAAGCCACATATCAAAAAATTATAGCAGAATATACTGATTTTTTAACTGAGATTGGATTAGAGGCAGAAGCATTTATTCCAGTAAGTGGAATGCTTGGTGACAATATAGCTCAGAATTCTAAAAATATGGATTGGTATCAGGGCCAAACTGTTTTAGAACAATTAGATAGTTTTAAAAATCAAGCTTTGCCTCATAATAAGCCTTTTAGAATGCCTGTTCAGGACGTCTATAAATTTACTAAAGGCGGAGATGATCGCCGCATAGTAGCTGGTACTGTTGCAGCTGGAGAATTAAATGTTGGTGATGAAGTAGTGTTCTATCCTTCTGGTAAAAAAAGTAAAGTCAAAACTATAGAAGGTTTTAAAGAAGCAAAGCAGCATAAGGTTAAGGTTGCTAAAGCAACAGGTTTTACTCTTGATGAGCAAATATATATTACAAGAGGAGAATTAGCTGCTAGGGCTGATGAAGCTGAACCTCAAGTTTCGGCAAGAATTAAAGCCAATCTTTTTTGGTTAGCAACTCAAGATTTGGTTAAGGATAAGGTTTATCATTTAAAATTGGGAACAGCTAAAGTTAAGGCTCGATTAGAAAAAATTAATCGGGTTATTGACGCTTCTAATTTAAATCAAGACCAAAGCAAAGAAAAAATTGAACGTCATGATGTAGCTGAAGTAATTTTTAAATTAGATAAAGCAATGGCTTTTGATTTAGCAGGTGAAATTGAAGAAAGCAGTCGCTTTGTAATTGTTGATGATTTTGAAATTACAGGTGGAGGTATTATATCAGAGGCATTAGAAGATGAACAAAGCTGGATTAGAGAAAAAGTTATGCGTCGTAATTATAAATGGGAACAGAGCTTGATTAGTAGAGAAGAAAGAGCTGAAAAATATAATCAAAAATCAACTCTAATTTTAATTACAGGTGAAGAAGATGTTGGTAAAAAACCAACAGCTAAAGCTTTAGAAAAAAGATTATTTAATGATGGTAAAGTTGTTTATTTTCTGGGGATTGGTAATCTACTTTATGGTGTTGATGCTGATATTAAAAATGGTGATAATGAAAAGAAAAAAGAAGAGCATTTGCGTCGTTTAGCTGAAGTGTCTCACTTAATGTTAGATGCAGGCGCGATTTTAATAGTAACTGCTGTAGAGCTAAGTCAAGCTGATTTAGAATTAATTAAAACTACTGTTAATCCTCGTCAAATTGAAACTATTTGGTTAGGTGATAAAGTTACTACAGATTTAGAATTTGATCTTCAAATTCCTGAATCAAAATCAGAGTCTAAAGTTTCTGCTCAGATTAAAGGCTTACTTCAGGATCGGGGTATTATTTTTAGACCATGGTAG
- the cysC gene encoding adenylyl-sulfate kinase, whose protein sequence is MVENIKWHSGEINKVAREQLLGQQGIVLWFTGLSGSGKSTIAVEVEKRLYRKGKAVYRLDGDNLRFGLNKDLGFTAPDRVENIRRIGEVAALFADAGLITLASFISPYQAGREAAKKAVGSDNFKEIYIKADLKTCAQRDPKGLYQKAKKGEIKNFTGLSAPYEEPENPDLIVDTQKLSLEDSVDLVLDLI, encoded by the coding sequence ATGGTAGAAAATATAAAATGGCATTCAGGTGAGATTAATAAGGTTGCTCGAGAACAACTTTTGGGCCAGCAAGGAATAGTACTTTGGTTTACTGGACTATCTGGATCTGGTAAATCAACAATTGCAGTCGAAGTTGAAAAAAGACTTTATCGAAAAGGAAAAGCTGTTTATCGACTTGATGGTGATAATTTACGTTTTGGTTTAAATAAGGATCTAGGATTTACAGCGCCTGACCGGGTTGAAAATATTAGGAGAATTGGAGAAGTAGCGGCTTTATTTGCTGATGCAGGTTTAATTACTTTAGCTTCTTTTATTTCTCCTTATCAAGCTGGTAGAGAAGCAGCCAAAAAAGCTGTTGGCAGCGATAATTTCAAAGAAATTTATATTAAGGCGGATCTTAAAACCTGTGCTCAGCGAGATCCGAAAGGCCTTTATCAAAAAGCTAAAAAAGGTGAAATTAAAAATTTTACTGGTCTTTCTGCTCCCTATGAAGAACCTGAAAATCCAGATCTGATAGTTGATACTCAAAAATTGAGTCTGGAAGATTCAGTTGATTTAGTACTTGATTTAATTTGA
- the cysD gene encoding sulfate adenylyltransferase subunit CysD has protein sequence MDHLDKLESRSIHILREAYSEFNNICMLWSVGKDSTVMLWLARKAFFGHVPIPLVHIDTSYMIPEMIKHRDKLAKEWRLDMIYGQDEETLAAGETFPEGKLSHLECCGRLKTAALKNTLNGNWHRYRYNHNKDQYELDSNREPYTGVIVGARADEEGSRSKERYFSPRDRNNDWDIGDQPPEFWDQYKTDFAPGTHVRIHPLLDWTELDVWEYIQREKIPMVSLYFDQGQGKRYRSLGCAPCTEPVESTASTVDEVVAELKTGKFANIAERDGRAQDKEDGGGLEELRKDGYM, from the coding sequence TTGGATCATTTAGACAAATTAGAAAGTAGAAGTATCCATATTTTACGAGAGGCATATAGTGAATTTAATAATATTTGTATGTTGTGGTCAGTTGGTAAAGATTCAACGGTAATGCTCTGGTTAGCTAGAAAGGCATTTTTTGGACATGTTCCCATCCCACTGGTACATATTGACACTAGCTATATGATTCCAGAGATGATTAAACATCGAGATAAGCTGGCAAAAGAGTGGAGATTAGATATGATTTATGGTCAAGATGAAGAAACTTTGGCAGCAGGAGAAACTTTTCCTGAAGGTAAATTAAGCCATTTAGAATGTTGTGGTCGTTTAAAAACTGCGGCATTGAAGAATACTCTAAATGGTAATTGGCATCGTTATAGATATAATCATAATAAAGATCAATATGAATTAGATAGTAATCGTGAGCCATATACAGGTGTAATTGTTGGTGCTAGAGCTGATGAAGAGGGTTCACGCTCAAAAGAAAGATATTTTTCTCCTAGAGATCGAAATAATGACTGGGATATTGGAGATCAGCCACCTGAATTTTGGGATCAATATAAAACTGATTTTGCTCCAGGGACTCATGTGAGAATTCATCCACTTTTAGATTGGACTGAACTTGATGTCTGGGAATATATTCAGCGAGAAAAAATACCAATGGTTTCTTTATATTTTGATCAAGGTCAAGGTAAACGTTATCGTTCTTTAGGTTGTGCACCTTGTACTGAACCTGTTGAGTCTACAGCATCTACAGTCGATGAAGTAGTTGCAGAACTCAAAACAGGTAAATTTGCTAATATAGCTGAAAGAGACGGAAGAGCTCAAGATAAAGAAGATGGTGGCGGTTTAGAAGAATTACGTAAAGATGGGTATATGTAG
- a CDS encoding LacI family DNA-binding transcriptional regulator codes for MATIADIAKKANVSNSTVSRVLNGDTNISVKDETRKKIYEAVEELEYVPLIEKYKNRKSPAKKLNFLTITAFSQETEIEDPYYLSIFYGIELESKDKKINIQKIYKNEDDLKFDSKLNIDGIIAIGSFNDQEIDYLQKISKHIVFVDRQVNKNGFDSIVVNLKKVINNILDYLLDKGFRKIGFIGGRDQNIADRPEQRERAFIDYLKRRDLYDKKHLILGEFSISSGYNIAKKEIKINNLPEAYVVANDSMAIGVLRALHEKGIKVPQDVSIISINDIPTAKFSIPALSTVKIQTEFMGIMAVRTLAERIENDRQLPITVSIPTEMIIRNSVKLN; via the coding sequence ATGGCTACAATAGCTGATATAGCAAAAAAAGCTAATGTTTCTAATTCAACTGTTTCTCGGGTTTTGAATGGTGATACTAATATTTCTGTTAAAGATGAAACTAGAAAAAAGATTTATGAAGCTGTAGAAGAGCTTGAATATGTTCCTCTAATTGAAAAATATAAAAACAGAAAAAGTCCTGCTAAAAAACTAAATTTTTTAACTATAACAGCTTTTAGTCAAGAAACAGAAATCGAGGATCCTTATTATTTATCAATTTTTTATGGAATTGAATTAGAATCAAAAGATAAAAAAATTAATATTCAAAAAATATATAAAAATGAAGATGACTTAAAATTTGATTCCAAATTAAATATTGATGGAATTATTGCTATTGGTAGTTTTAATGATCAAGAAATAGATTATCTGCAAAAAATATCAAAACATATTGTTTTTGTAGATCGTCAAGTTAATAAGAATGGATTTGATTCAATAGTAGTTAATTTAAAAAAAGTAATAAATAATATTCTGGATTATTTATTGGATAAAGGATTTAGGAAAATTGGTTTTATAGGTGGTAGAGATCAAAATATTGCTGATCGACCAGAGCAGCGAGAAAGAGCTTTTATTGATTATTTAAAAAGACGTGACTTATATGACAAGAAGCATTTAATTTTAGGTGAGTTTTCAATTTCATCTGGTTATAATATTGCTAAAAAAGAAATTAAAATTAATAACTTGCCAGAAGCTTATGTAGTTGCAAATGATTCAATGGCAATTGGAGTTTTAAGGGCTTTGCATGAAAAAGGAATAAAAGTACCACAAGATGTTTCAATTATAAGTATCAATGATATTCCAACTGCAAAATTTAGTATTCCTGCATTATCTACTGTAAAGATTCAAACTGAGTTTATGGGAATTATGGCTGTCCGAACTTTAGCAGAAAGAATAGAAAATGATAGGCAATTACCAATAACTGTTAGTATTCCAACAGAAATGATTATTAGAAATAGTGTAAAACTCAATTAA